In one Silene latifolia isolate original U9 population chromosome 10, ASM4854445v1, whole genome shotgun sequence genomic region, the following are encoded:
- the LOC141605117 gene encoding U-box domain-containing protein 33-like isoform X2, which translates to METIRKGIWQAKPVERLYIEELRLKIAMKEEAANMKSALAKVSLERNEALDHKMTLESQVEKFNLKVNELEKKLFSEMLLSQKYKDERDELQIEREGALREAEELRKQLAERHSIDPIVSEFSYLQLQEATNYFDPSLKIGEGDYGSMYNGFLHHTQVTIKLLDPNSVQNRQGFDEQVSYLSKLRHPNLVTLMGVCREPWALIYEYLPGGTLEDRLIRHNLHSPAVPWQMRIQIAMDICSALIFLHSTQPNGVSHGGLSPKKLLLDENFTCKITDFGLVAKDSTLTNHESDVHIFGIIVLHLLTGKQADLWISKEVERAVQLNALDSILDPFAGEWPYVQAEQLAHTALRCCNSNINDRPDLASDVWRVLAPMRASCSSLSSLASRDQPPHYFTCPILQEIMEDPHFAADGFTYEAEAIRGWLESGHDTSPMTNMKLAHQNLTPNRALRSLIKEWLQTTSTK; encoded by the exons ATGGAAACCATTCGCAAG GGAATTTGGCAGGCAAAACCAGTCGAAAGACTGTACATTGAAGAACTAAGACTCAAAATAGCTATGAAGGAAGAAGCTGCAAACATGAAGAGCGCATTGGCTAAGGTATCACTGGAACGCAATGAAGCATTAGACCACAAGATGACACTTGAGAGCCAAGTTGAAAAATTCAATCTCAAGGTGAATGAGTTGGAGAAGAAACTGTTCTCTGAAATGTTATTGTCTCAGAAGTATAAAGATGAGCGCGACGAGTTGCAGATAGAAAGGGAAGGTGCTCTCAGAGAAGCTGAagagttgagaaagcaacttgcTGAACGACATTCGATTGATCCTATCGTTTCTGAATTCTCTTACTTACAGCTCCAGGAAGCCACTAACTACTTTGACCCATCCCTTAAAATAGGAGAGGGAGACTATGGGAGCATGTACAATGGTTTCCTTCATCATACTCAAGTCACCATTAAACTACTGGACCCTAACAGCGTGCAAAATCGGCAAGGGTTTGACGAACAG GTTAGCTATCTGAGCAAGTTGCGGCATCCAAACCTAGTCACTCTGATGGGTGTTTGTCGAGAGCCTTGGGCTCTCATTTACGAGTATCTTCCTGGTGGAACCCTTGAGGACCGACTAATCCGTCACAACCTCCACTCTCCTGCAGTACCTTGGCAAATGAGAATCCAGATAGCCATGGACATCTGTTCTGCACTCATATTCCTTCATTCCACCCAACCTAATGGCGTATCCCATGGTGGCTTGTCCCCCAAGAAACTACTCCTTGACGAAAACTTCACCTGCAAGATAACTGATTTTGGTCTAGTCGCAAAGGACAGCACATTAACGAACCATGAGTCGGATGTACATATTTTCGGAATTATAGTGTTGCACTTGTTGACTGGAAAACAAGCAGACTTGTGGATATCCAAGGAAGTAGAGCGTGCTGTGCAGTTAAATGCTCTTGATAGCATATTGGACCCTTTTGCTGGGGAGTGGCCTTATGTTCAGGCTGAACAACTGGCACACACGGCTTTAAGGTGCTGCAACTCGAACATAAATGACCGACCTGACCTTGCATCTGATGTTTGGAGGGTTCTTGCACCCATGCGAGCTTCATGCTCAAGCTTATCATCTTTGGCTTCTCGTGACCAACCACCGCATTATTTCACATGCCCAATTCTCCAA GAAATAATGGAGGATCCACACTTTGCTGCGGATGGGTTTACATATGAAGCAGAGGCTATCAGAGGCTGGCTTGAAAGCGGCCACGATACTTCGCCTATGACTAATATGAAGCTTGCACACCAAAACCTGACTCCTAATCGCGCTCTTCGGTCTCTGATCAAGGAATGGCTACAAACTACATCAACCAAGTAA
- the LOC141605117 gene encoding U-box domain-containing protein 33-like isoform X1 produces the protein METIRKAKPVERLYIEELRLKIAMKEEAANMKSALAKVSLERNEALDHKMTLESQVEKFNLKVNELEKKLFSEMLLSQKYKDERDELQIEREGALREAEELRKQLAERHSIDPIVSEFSYLQLQEATNYFDPSLKIGEGDYGSMYNGFLHHTQVTIKLLDPNSVQNRQGFDEQVSYLSKLRHPNLVTLMGVCREPWALIYEYLPGGTLEDRLIRHNLHSPAVPWQMRIQIAMDICSALIFLHSTQPNGVSHGGLSPKKLLLDENFTCKITDFGLVAKDSTLTNHESDVHIFGIIVLHLLTGKQADLWISKEVERAVQLNALDSILDPFAGEWPYVQAEQLAHTALRCCNSNINDRPDLASDVWRVLAPMRASCSSLSSLASRDQPPHYFTCPILQEIMEDPHFAADGFTYEAEAIRGWLESGHDTSPMTNMKLAHQNLTPNRALRSLIKEWLQTTSTK, from the exons ATGGAAACCATTCGCAAG GCAAAACCAGTCGAAAGACTGTACATTGAAGAACTAAGACTCAAAATAGCTATGAAGGAAGAAGCTGCAAACATGAAGAGCGCATTGGCTAAGGTATCACTGGAACGCAATGAAGCATTAGACCACAAGATGACACTTGAGAGCCAAGTTGAAAAATTCAATCTCAAGGTGAATGAGTTGGAGAAGAAACTGTTCTCTGAAATGTTATTGTCTCAGAAGTATAAAGATGAGCGCGACGAGTTGCAGATAGAAAGGGAAGGTGCTCTCAGAGAAGCTGAagagttgagaaagcaacttgcTGAACGACATTCGATTGATCCTATCGTTTCTGAATTCTCTTACTTACAGCTCCAGGAAGCCACTAACTACTTTGACCCATCCCTTAAAATAGGAGAGGGAGACTATGGGAGCATGTACAATGGTTTCCTTCATCATACTCAAGTCACCATTAAACTACTGGACCCTAACAGCGTGCAAAATCGGCAAGGGTTTGACGAACAG GTTAGCTATCTGAGCAAGTTGCGGCATCCAAACCTAGTCACTCTGATGGGTGTTTGTCGAGAGCCTTGGGCTCTCATTTACGAGTATCTTCCTGGTGGAACCCTTGAGGACCGACTAATCCGTCACAACCTCCACTCTCCTGCAGTACCTTGGCAAATGAGAATCCAGATAGCCATGGACATCTGTTCTGCACTCATATTCCTTCATTCCACCCAACCTAATGGCGTATCCCATGGTGGCTTGTCCCCCAAGAAACTACTCCTTGACGAAAACTTCACCTGCAAGATAACTGATTTTGGTCTAGTCGCAAAGGACAGCACATTAACGAACCATGAGTCGGATGTACATATTTTCGGAATTATAGTGTTGCACTTGTTGACTGGAAAACAAGCAGACTTGTGGATATCCAAGGAAGTAGAGCGTGCTGTGCAGTTAAATGCTCTTGATAGCATATTGGACCCTTTTGCTGGGGAGTGGCCTTATGTTCAGGCTGAACAACTGGCACACACGGCTTTAAGGTGCTGCAACTCGAACATAAATGACCGACCTGACCTTGCATCTGATGTTTGGAGGGTTCTTGCACCCATGCGAGCTTCATGCTCAAGCTTATCATCTTTGGCTTCTCGTGACCAACCACCGCATTATTTCACATGCCCAATTCTCCAA GAAATAATGGAGGATCCACACTTTGCTGCGGATGGGTTTACATATGAAGCAGAGGCTATCAGAGGCTGGCTTGAAAGCGGCCACGATACTTCGCCTATGACTAATATGAAGCTTGCACACCAAAACCTGACTCCTAATCGCGCTCTTCGGTCTCTGATCAAGGAATGGCTACAAACTACATCAACCAAGTAA